The following DNA comes from Bryobacteraceae bacterium.
AACAGGTCTTCGATCAGGTCAGCAAGCGCGGCGCGTGGGTTCCCGGCCTTTGGAAGCTGGACGTCGCCAACATCCTGGAGACCGGAGTCCGGCGTGGCCGCCAGGGCGCAGCGTTTCGAGATGCGACGCAGGCGAAGCAGAAGGACTCGTCCTGCTGGGTACTTGACAACGTGAACTTGTGTTACTGTGAGATATGCGCAATATCACAGTGAGCGTCGACGACCAGACCTACACACGCGCCCGGGTCGCCGCCGCCGCCCAAGACACCTCTGTCTCTGCGCTCGTAAAGACCTACCTTCAGCAACTCGCCTCCCAGGAAACCGAGACCGAACGGCTCAAGCGCCAGGAGCGCGAACTCCGGCTGCGCGTCACGAATTTCTCCGCCGCCGACAGGATTTCGCGGGACGACGCGCATCGCCGTTCCCTCTGATTGATGCTCCGGTTCCTCGACACGAACATCCTGCTCTATTCGATCAGCGACGATCGTACGGAGTCCTTCAAACGCGATGTTGCGATCACGCTCCTCGATGAGGACTCGAATGCGCTTTCGATCCAGGTGCTCCAGGAGTTCTACGTCCAGGCGACCCGGGCGACCCGTCCCCAACCCATACCCCACGACATCGCCGCTGGCTTCATCGAATCGTGGACGCGGTTTCGCATCCAGGACATGAACCTCGAGGTACTCGGGTTGGCCTTGAAGATCCGCGAGACGCACCGGTTCTCTTTCTGGGACAGCGCGGTAGTGGCTGCGGCGCTCACGCTCTGCTGCGATCGGCTCTACTCGGAAGACCTCTCACACGGCCAGGTGATTCACGGCCTGACAGTGCTCAATCCATTCCTGTAACCTGGAGCAATCCGCATGATCCGGCCGTACCGATCGCTCCCCCTCCTGCTGCTCACCGCAGCTCTCCTCTCCGCGCAACCTCCACGACGCCCCGGAGGCTTCGTCCCCGGCCAGCAACGCGCTGAAGAGGACCCCGCCGCCGTCGCCCGAGGCAAGTCCCTCTACGGACTCTCCTGCCGTGGTTGCCACGGCGCGGACCTTCGCGGCGGCGACATGGGCGGACCCAACCTCCTCCGTTCCCAACTCGCGCTCGCCGACAAGGAAGGCGAGAAGATCATCCCCATCGTCCAGAACGGACTCCGGAACATGCCCGCATTCCCGATGCCCCCGGCCGACGCCGCCGCCGTCGCCGCCTACATCCGCAGCGTGATGGGCACCATCGGCGGCCAGGGCAAGCCGCCGACTTCACAGGAACCGGAAACCATCGTCGTGGGCAACGCCACCGCCGGCAAGGTCTACTTCGACTCGAAATGCGCCACCTGCCACTCGGCCACAGGCGACCTGCAGGGCATCGCCACCCGCATCGCCGATCCGAAGACGCTGCAGAACACCTGGGTCTCCGGAGGCCGCGCCCGCCGCGGTCCGCCGAATCCGAACGCGAAGCCGGTCACGGTTACCGTTACTCGCCCAGGCGCACCGCCCGTCGAAGGCCGCCTCGTCCGCATCGACGATTTCCTCGTGACCCTCGCTCTTGACGACGGGTCGCAGCGCACGTTCGGCCGCGAGGGTAACGTTCCCAAGGTCGAAGTCCACGACCCCCTCGCCGGGCACATCGCCCTGCTCCCCCAATACTCCGACAAGAACATGCATGACGTGACCGCCTATCTGGTGACCCTGAAATGAAGCGCTTCCTTCTCCCCCTCCTCGTCTCGGCGGCCCTGTTCGCGCAAGGCGGCGGCGTCTCGCCGGCCGATCTGTTGAAGCCGCTCAAGGATGGGTGGCCCACTTACAACGGCGACTACACTGGCCGCCGCTACAGCGCGCTCAAACAGATCAACACCGCCACGGTGAAGAATCTGTCGCTCGCCTGGAGCATCCGCCTCACCCCGGGAGCCAACCCGCCCACCGGCCGCGGACGCTTCTTCGGTCCGCGCGTCCCGCTCATCGTCGGCGGCGAAGGTCCCGGCGACCTGGCCATGGGCGGCGCCACCATCAAGGCCTCCCTCCTCGCCGTCGATGGCACGCTCTACGTCACCATGCCGGATAACGCCTGGGCCGTGGACGCGCACGACGGCCGCGAACTCTGGCACTACTTCTGGAAGACGCGCGGCGGCACCCACATTGGCAATCGCGGCATGGGCATGTGGAACGACTATCTCTACATGGAGACGCCCGACAACTACCTCGTCAGCCTGGAAGCCAAGACCGGCAAGGAACGGTGGCACAAAACCATCGCCGAACTCGACGAAGGTTACTTCTCCACCCCCGCACCCATCGTCGTCGGCAACCACGTGCTCGTCGGCACCGGCAACGACATCGACTCCCCCGGCTTCCTGCTGTCGTTCGATCCCGAGACCGGCGCTGAGCAATGGAAGTTCTACACCGTCCCGATGCAGAAAGGCGACCCCGGCCTCGACACCTGGGCCAGCCTCGACGCCGCCCGCCACGGTGGCGCGCAAACCTGGATCCCCGGCGCTTACGATCCCGAGACGAAGCTCTACATCATCGGCACCGGCAACCCCACGCCCGCCTACACCACCGGACTCCGCGGCGAAGGCGATAACTTGTTCACGTGCTCGCTGGTCGCGATCAACGTCGAAACCGGCAAGATGGCCTGGTATTTCCAGACCTCGCCGCACGACATGCACGACTACGACTCGGCCCAGACCCCCATCCTCATCGACGCGCCCTTCAACGGCAAGATGCGCAAGCTCGTCCTCACCGCCGCACGCAACGGCTACTTCTTCGCGCTGGACCGCGTCACCGGCGAACGCCTGCTCACCTCCAAATACGGACAGTTCACCAACTGGGCGAAGGGTCTGAACAAATTCGGCGGCCCCGAGCACGACCCGATCAAGGACCCCACCGTCGGCGGCGCCATCGTCTCACCCACCTCCGACGGCACCGTCAACTGGCAGCCGCCCGCCTACTCGCCCGATACCGGTCTCTTCTATGTGCCGGAGGGCAACGGGTTCTCGATCTTCTATCTCACCGATCTCGACCCGCGCGGCTCCATGGGTCTCGGCGGCAAGGAGGAAGTCGGCATGGGCTCGCCGGGCAACTATCTCAGCGCCATTGACTACAAGACCGGAAAGGTCGCGTGGCGGCACAAGTGGTATGGCTATGGCGGCGGTGGCGGCCTCCTCACCACCGCCGGCGGGCTGCTCTTCGCCGGCGATGGAATGGGGAACTTCGTCGCCCACGACGCGCGCACCGGCAAGCCGCTCTGGCACACCCGAATCGGCAACATCAGCAACGCGCCGCAAACGTTCCTGCTCGACGGGCATCAGTATCTGACGGTCGCCACCGGCGACACGCTCTGGGCCTTCGTTCTCAACTAAGCGCTACTTCAACCACCGCACCGGCTCGGACGCATTCGCCGCCTCGAGCCCGAGCGCCAGCGCGAATGCGCCTACCTGCTCCATGCCGGAGAAGTCCCAGTCACCACTGTACTCATCAGACACGCGATGGTAGCGCTTGCCGCCGTACTCGCCCAGCTTCGCCGTTGATTCCTCGGCGTTCGCCAGAAAGTCCCGGCCGCCTTTCAGGCTCAAAGCCGCCACGCCCGCCCGCGCGAACGGAAAATGGTCTGACCGGAAGAATCCGCCGTTCTCCGGCCGCGGGTCGGGCTCGATCGCGACGGCGTGGCGCTCGCCGAGCGCCGTGATTCGCCCCGCCCAAGTGGTTCGTTCCGCGCCGGCGATCACCAGGTCTCGTGTCGGGCCGAACGGGAAGAACGAGTCGAAGTTCAGTACGAGCGCGGTCTGTTCGAGCGCGGCGGCCATCGGATGCGCCACGAAGTACTCCGCCCCCCGCAGACCGGCCTCCTCGGCCGTCGTCAAGACGAACAACGCCGGCCGCCGCGGCTTCACCGGAAGCGCCGCCCAAGCTCGCGCCAACTCGAGCACTATTGCGCAACCGGTGGCGTTATCCACGGCGCCGTTGAAGATCGTATCGCCGGGCCCATCGCCGGACTTCCCCAAGTGGTCCGCGTGCGCGGTGAAGATCACCGGACCGTTGGCAAGCGCCGGGTCACTGCCCTCCACCCGCCCGATCACATTGCGCGCCGCGATCGCCCGCACGCGGGAACGAACCGAACCCTTTGCCGAAAGCCCGCCGAGCGGCGCCGCGCGGAAGCCCTTCTTTTCGGCGCGCGCCAATAGCGCCGACAGCGTCGTCCCTGCCGCCTCAGCCAGCCTTCCGGCAGCGGCATCGGAAAGCCACCCCGCGAAGCCGAGTCCGCCCGTCGCCCGAACCTGCGCGTCTTCGCGGCCCCAGGAGTTGCGCACCACGTCCCACCCATACC
Coding sequences within:
- a CDS encoding acido-empty-quinoprotein group A, producing MKRFLLPLLVSAALFAQGGGVSPADLLKPLKDGWPTYNGDYTGRRYSALKQINTATVKNLSLAWSIRLTPGANPPTGRGRFFGPRVPLIVGGEGPGDLAMGGATIKASLLAVDGTLYVTMPDNAWAVDAHDGRELWHYFWKTRGGTHIGNRGMGMWNDYLYMETPDNYLVSLEAKTGKERWHKTIAELDEGYFSTPAPIVVGNHVLVGTGNDIDSPGFLLSFDPETGAEQWKFYTVPMQKGDPGLDTWASLDAARHGGAQTWIPGAYDPETKLYIIGTGNPTPAYTTGLRGEGDNLFTCSLVAINVETGKMAWYFQTSPHDMHDYDSAQTPILIDAPFNGKMRKLVLTAARNGYFFALDRVTGERLLTSKYGQFTNWAKGLNKFGGPEHDPIKDPTVGGAIVSPTSDGTVNWQPPAYSPDTGLFYVPEGNGFSIFYLTDLDPRGSMGLGGKEEVGMGSPGNYLSAIDYKTGKVAWRHKWYGYGGGGGLLTTAGGLLFAGDGMGNFVAHDARTGKPLWHTRIGNISNAPQTFLLDGHQYLTVATGDTLWAFVLN
- a CDS encoding M20/M25/M40 family metallo-hydrolase; translated protein: MVKASIGLLLAAAIAAQDIAPERLRAHVKFLASDLLEGRAPGTRGGALAEEYLASQLAVAGAKPAGEAGWFQAAPLVGVEATEPRLEAGDLRFRWMDDFVGQTLAQQAEVEFGGELVFAGHGIHAPEFGWDDYAGADVRGKVIVLFTNEPASDREAFFGGRALTYYGRWTYKYEEAARRGAAAVLILHTDATAGYGWDVVRNSWGREDAQVRATGGLGFAGWLSDAAAGRLAEAAGTTLSALLARAEKKGFRAAPLGGLSAKGSVRSRVRAIAARNVIGRVEGSDPALANGPVIFTAHADHLGKSGDGPGDTIFNGAVDNATGCAIVLELARAWAALPVKPRRPALFVLTTAEEAGLRGAEYFVAHPMAAALEQTALVLNFDSFFPFGPTRDLVIAGAERTTWAGRITALGERHAVAIEPDPRPENGGFFRSDHFPFARAGVAALSLKGGRDFLANAEESTAKLGEYGGKRYHRVSDEYSGDWDFSGMEQVGAFALALGLEAANASEPVRWLK
- a CDS encoding type II toxin-antitoxin system VapC family toxin, yielding MSLVLDSSATLPWIYADETTPAIQQVFDQVSKRGAWVPGLWKLDVANILETGVRRGRQGAAFRDATQAKQKDSSCWVLDNVNLCYCEICAISQ
- a CDS encoding c-type cytochrome; this translates as MIRPYRSLPLLLLTAALLSAQPPRRPGGFVPGQQRAEEDPAAVARGKSLYGLSCRGCHGADLRGGDMGGPNLLRSQLALADKEGEKIIPIVQNGLRNMPAFPMPPADAAAVAAYIRSVMGTIGGQGKPPTSQEPETIVVGNATAGKVYFDSKCATCHSATGDLQGIATRIADPKTLQNTWVSGGRARRGPPNPNAKPVTVTVTRPGAPPVEGRLVRIDDFLVTLALDDGSQRTFGREGNVPKVEVHDPLAGHIALLPQYSDKNMHDVTAYLVTLK
- a CDS encoding PIN domain-containing protein; amino-acid sequence: MLRFLDTNILLYSISDDRTESFKRDVAITLLDEDSNALSIQVLQEFYVQATRATRPQPIPHDIAAGFIESWTRFRIQDMNLEVLGLALKIRETHRFSFWDSAVVAAALTLCCDRLYSEDLSHGQVIHGLTVLNPFL